One Microvirga thermotolerans DNA window includes the following coding sequences:
- a CDS encoding response regulator, giving the protein MIAANDVTSKLDTILVVDDEPDILVAIEDLFENHYRVITASSPVKALDLLRAEPDISVIISDQRMPEMQGDEFLAKARQHSDAEAILLTGYADLKAVIGAVNKGRITAYAPKPWDPAALSGMVASASERHRLTRELNTERALLRGLMESIGERISFKDLEGRFVRVNSSKAASLGLSVEACLGRMESEFVLPDRAAAIAEAERRAIEARSPVEQIEERQGPDGAPQWFFVTQIPILDPSGTVTALATIERDITERKMMETRLRQADKMQALGTLAGGVAHDFNNLLMAVLGSLDLASRRAPDDPRLNRLLKNAIYAAERGASLTQRLLSFSRQRDLRLQTVDINRVIGDMNDLLMRTLGGVIRVEKNLADDLWMAMVDPDQLELAVLNLCINARDAMSENGTLTLSTRNRTVAEGEIPDLDPGDYVVISVADTGSGIPPDILNRVLEPFFTTKEVGKGTGLGLPMAYGLARQSGGTVTIESTVGVGTTVELYLSRTAAGPSEADSEEVSTTEPSRKVRILLVDDDPDVRAVTAAYLNEMGHRVVEASDGVAGIDILRADDQIDLLIADFAMPGMTGLELATQARQVRSDLGVLLITGYADPERVPEGYPMLHKPFNRSELASKVIEAVRIAGKPEEPRP; this is encoded by the coding sequence ATGATCGCGGCGAACGACGTCACTTCCAAGCTGGACACCATCCTGGTCGTCGATGACGAGCCGGATATCCTCGTCGCGATCGAGGATCTGTTCGAGAACCACTACCGGGTCATCACCGCATCCTCTCCGGTCAAGGCGCTCGATCTCCTGCGCGCGGAACCGGACATCTCCGTGATCATCTCGGACCAGCGCATGCCGGAGATGCAGGGCGACGAGTTTCTCGCCAAGGCGCGCCAGCACAGCGATGCGGAGGCCATTCTCCTGACGGGTTATGCGGACCTCAAGGCCGTGATCGGCGCCGTCAACAAAGGTCGGATCACCGCCTATGCCCCGAAGCCATGGGATCCGGCGGCGCTCTCCGGCATGGTCGCCTCCGCCTCGGAGCGCCACCGGCTGACGCGCGAGCTCAACACGGAACGGGCCCTTCTGCGCGGCCTCATGGAGAGCATCGGGGAGCGGATCTCCTTCAAGGACCTGGAGGGGCGCTTCGTCCGTGTGAACTCCAGCAAGGCGGCGAGCCTCGGGTTGAGCGTGGAGGCCTGCCTCGGGCGCATGGAGAGCGAATTCGTCCTGCCGGATCGCGCCGCAGCCATCGCAGAGGCCGAGCGGCGGGCCATCGAGGCCCGCAGCCCCGTGGAGCAGATCGAGGAGCGCCAAGGCCCTGACGGCGCCCCGCAATGGTTCTTCGTCACTCAGATCCCGATCCTCGACCCGTCCGGCACTGTGACGGCTCTCGCCACGATCGAGCGCGACATCACCGAGCGGAAGATGATGGAGACGCGGCTGCGGCAGGCGGACAAGATGCAGGCGCTCGGCACGCTGGCCGGCGGCGTGGCGCACGACTTCAACAACCTGCTCATGGCCGTGCTCGGCAGCCTCGATCTCGCTTCCCGCAGGGCGCCCGACGATCCCCGCCTGAACCGGCTCCTCAAGAACGCCATCTATGCAGCGGAGCGTGGTGCCTCCCTGACCCAGAGGCTGCTGAGCTTCAGCCGCCAGCGGGACCTCCGCCTCCAGACGGTCGACATCAACCGCGTCATCGGGGACATGAACGACCTTCTCATGCGAACCCTGGGCGGCGTGATCCGCGTCGAGAAGAACCTGGCCGACGACCTGTGGATGGCGATGGTCGACCCCGACCAGCTCGAACTGGCGGTGCTGAACCTGTGCATCAACGCGCGCGACGCCATGTCCGAGAACGGAACCCTGACCCTCTCGACACGCAACCGCACCGTCGCCGAGGGCGAGATCCCCGACCTCGATCCCGGCGACTACGTGGTCATTTCCGTGGCCGACACGGGCTCGGGCATCCCGCCTGACATCCTGAACCGTGTGCTCGAGCCCTTCTTCACGACGAAGGAAGTCGGCAAGGGCACCGGCCTCGGTCTTCCGATGGCCTATGGGCTTGCCCGCCAGTCCGGCGGAACGGTGACCATCGAGAGCACCGTCGGGGTCGGAACCACGGTCGAGCTCTACCTGTCCCGGACGGCGGCGGGCCCCAGCGAGGCGGACTCCGAAGAAGTCTCGACGACCGAGCCGAGCCGGAAGGTGCGCATTCTCCTCGTCGACGACGATCCCGACGTGAGGGCCGTTACGGCAGCTTATCTGAACGAGATGGGACATCGGGTCGTCGAGGCGTCGGACGGCGTCGCCGGCATCGACATCCTTCGGGCGGACGACCAGATCGACCTCCTGATCGCGGACTTCGCCATGCCCGGCATGACGGGGCTCGAACTGGCCACCCAGGCGCGCCAGGTCCGGTCCGATCTGGGCGTGCTCCTCATCACGGGCTATGCCGACCCGGAACGGGTGCCCGAGGGCTACCCGATGCTCCACAAGCCCTTCAACCGCTCGGAACTGGCTTCGAAGGTGATCGAAGCGGTCAGGATCGCGGGGAAACCTGAGGAGCCTCGGCCCTGA
- a CDS encoding response regulator: protein MSARPAAPAARILLVEDSETQALQLRHMLESNGFAVDWQPTAEAALDSLNAGLPDLVIADYHLPGMNGDELSRQMRLNVRTRAIPVIMLTEARERAVERQGLESGADAYISKSAEQDLIILRIKALLRRRTGSDLQEGREAPSFSTFRRARLMVVDDSLTRRTYLRDLLSREGYEVTMAPEPSEALKLVSRPGASWDCILVNVLSPGFDGIELCRQLNAYRGLAPLPGMEVPTFSIVGLGNEDGGDMLSRIFAAGADDVVPVAVEPDVMRVRIRALVRRKLLQDENWRIETELRARELALERARAEAASAEARASLAGALAKANFELEQANHRLRETQAKLVQAAKMASLGELVAGIAHEINNPLAFIMAHQGTVERLLNDISSKVPAEPGLERSLAKARERVGAMKLGMGRIQELVLNLRRFSRLDEGGFQTVNVRESIETVLALLGHKLGTRIDVRRHYRGARDLYCSPALLNQVVMNIIGNAADAIAGTGAIDIETSSDETTYTIRISDTGPGIPPEMRERIFEPFFTTKPVGAGTGLGLAIAYSVVEAHKGTITVDENPAGGARFTVTIPRQNIE from the coding sequence ATGAGCGCCCGCCCTGCGGCTCCCGCCGCCCGGATTCTCCTGGTCGAGGATTCGGAGACCCAGGCCCTCCAGCTCCGCCACATGCTCGAAAGCAACGGCTTCGCCGTGGACTGGCAGCCCACGGCGGAAGCGGCCCTCGACAGCCTGAACGCGGGCCTGCCGGACCTCGTCATCGCCGACTACCACCTGCCGGGGATGAACGGCGACGAACTGTCGCGACAGATGCGCCTGAACGTCAGGACCCGCGCCATCCCGGTCATCATGCTCACGGAAGCGCGGGAGCGCGCCGTGGAGCGGCAGGGGCTGGAGAGCGGAGCGGACGCCTATATTTCGAAATCCGCCGAGCAGGACCTGATCATCCTCCGGATCAAGGCCCTTCTGCGCCGCCGCACCGGCTCCGATCTGCAGGAGGGTCGCGAAGCGCCGAGCTTCAGCACGTTCCGGCGGGCCCGCCTGATGGTCGTGGACGACAGCCTGACTCGCCGTACCTATCTCCGGGACCTCCTCAGCCGGGAAGGCTACGAGGTAACGATGGCGCCCGAGCCTTCGGAGGCGCTCAAGCTCGTGAGCCGCCCCGGCGCGTCCTGGGACTGCATTCTCGTCAACGTCCTCAGCCCGGGTTTCGACGGCATCGAACTGTGCAGGCAGCTCAACGCCTATCGCGGCCTCGCTCCCCTGCCGGGCATGGAGGTTCCGACCTTCTCCATCGTCGGCCTCGGCAACGAGGACGGGGGCGACATGCTGTCCCGGATCTTCGCCGCCGGGGCGGACGACGTGGTCCCCGTAGCGGTCGAGCCCGACGTCATGCGCGTGCGGATCCGGGCCCTGGTGCGCCGCAAGCTCCTCCAGGACGAGAACTGGCGCATAGAGACCGAGCTGCGGGCGCGCGAGCTTGCCCTGGAACGCGCCCGGGCGGAGGCGGCCTCGGCCGAGGCGCGCGCCTCCCTCGCCGGCGCCCTGGCAAAGGCCAATTTCGAGCTCGAGCAGGCCAACCACCGCCTGAGGGAGACTCAGGCCAAGCTGGTGCAGGCGGCCAAGATGGCCTCCCTCGGCGAACTCGTCGCCGGCATCGCTCACGAGATCAACAATCCGCTCGCCTTCATCATGGCCCACCAGGGCACGGTCGAACGCCTGCTCAACGACATCTCGTCCAAGGTTCCGGCAGAACCCGGGCTCGAACGCTCCCTGGCGAAGGCCCGCGAGAGGGTCGGCGCCATGAAGCTCGGCATGGGGCGAATCCAGGAGCTCGTCCTGAACCTGCGGCGGTTCTCGCGGCTCGACGAGGGCGGCTTTCAGACCGTCAACGTGCGCGAGTCGATTGAAACCGTCCTGGCGCTCCTGGGCCACAAGCTCGGCACCCGGATCGACGTGCGCCGCCACTATCGGGGCGCCCGGGACCTCTACTGCTCTCCGGCCCTTCTGAACCAGGTGGTCATGAACATCATCGGCAACGCCGCCGACGCCATCGCCGGAACCGGCGCCATCGATATTGAAACATCGAGCGACGAGACAACCTATACCATCCGGATCAGCGATACGGGGCCGGGGATCCCTCCGGAGATGCGGGAGCGGATCTTCGAACCGTTCTTCACCACGAAACCGGTCGGTGCCGGAACTGGACTCGGCCTCGCCATCGCCTATAGCGTGGTCGAGGCCCACAAGGGAACGATCACGGTCGACGAGAACCCCGCGGGGGGCGCCCGTTTCACCGTGACGATCCCAAGGCAGAACATCGAATGA